One window of the Triticum dicoccoides isolate Atlit2015 ecotype Zavitan chromosome 3B, WEW_v2.0, whole genome shotgun sequence genome contains the following:
- the LOC119282093 gene encoding laccase-19 — MEKLSMAATMFCAVVLAALAAAAGGEATVVEHTFVVHEMNQTHLCNTTKIYVVNGQLPGPTIDITDGDTVVVHVVNRLPHGLTIHWHGVRQMRSCWSDGAGFVTECPIPPGGEHVYRFNVTGQVGTLWWHAHVTCLRATVAGAFIIRPKGGRYPFPTPAKDVPIIIGEWWELDLVELDRRMHDGNFDDNPLSATINGKLGDLSNCSGKPEESFVLDVVRGKTYLLRIVNTALFSEYYFKVAGHTFTVVGADGYYLTPYKTDMVTVAPGEAIDVLMAADAQPAHYHMVALANQPPEPDPQIPGFVSRGLVRYAGSTHNNNGLPVPTPLMPSQHNTMPSYYFHSNLTGLAHPDRHRVPMHVDERLFFTLGLGSICRGTNKTCERGRSPETIVVATMNNVSFRHPTNASLLERYYDGRTSGLYTEDLPDHPPHPYNYTDRSLIPPGPLEKALEPTFKATKLRRFRYNTSVEIIFQSTALLQSDSNPMHLHGYDFFVLATGLGNYNPKTDPKKFNYHNPQLRNTVQVPRTGWAAVRFVTDNPGMWYLHCHFEFHIIMGMATAFIVENGPTPETSLPPPPPEFKRCGTNGLTQP, encoded by the exons ATGGAGAAGCTCTCCATGGCGGCAACCATGTTCTGCGCCGTGGTCCTTGCGGCTCTCGCAGCGGCGGCCGGCGGTGAGGCGACGGTCGTGGAACACACCTTTGTC gtGCACGAGATGAACCAGACGCACCTGTGCAACACGACCAAGATTTACGTGGTGAACGGGCAGCTCCCAGGCCCCACCATCGACATCACCGACGGTGACACGGTTGTCGTCCACGTCGTCAACCGTCTCCCTCACGGGCTCACCATCCACTGGCACGGCGTCCGGCAGATGAGGAGCTGCTGGTCCGATGGCGCCGGCTTCGTCACCGAATGCCCCATCCCTCCCGGCGGCGAGCATGTGTACCGCTTCAACGTCACCGGTCAGGTCGGTACGCTTTGGTGGCACGCCCACGTCACCTGCCTCCGTGCCACTGTGGCTGGCGCCTTCATCATCCGCCCCAAGGGCGGGAGGTACCCGTTCCCGACGCCCGCCAAGGACGTGCCCATCATCATCGGCGAGTGGTGGGAGCTCGACCTCGTCGAGCTAGACAGGAGGATGCATGATGGTAACTTCGACGACAATCCGCTGTCAGCGACCATCAACGGTAAGCTCGGCGACCTCAGCAACTGCTCTGGCAAGCCGGAGGAGAGCTTCGTCCTCGACGTGGTGCGCGGGAAGACGTACCTGCTGCGGATTGTGAACACGGCGCTCTTCTCGGAGTATTACTTCAAGGTCGCTGGGCACACGTTCACAGTAGTGGGCGCCGACGGGTACTACCTGACGCCCTACAAGACGGACATGGTGACAGTCGCGCCAGGGGAGGCCATCGACGTGCTCATGGCCGCTGATGCCCAGCCGGCGCACTACCATATGGTGGCGCTCGCAAACCAGCCGCCGGAGCCTGACCCGCAGATCCCGGGGTTCGTGTCCCGCGGCCTCGTCCGCTACGCCGGATCCACCCACAACAACAACGGGCTGCCGGTGCCGACGCCGCTCATGCCCAGCCAGCACAACACCATGCCGTCCTACTACTTCCACAGCAACCTCACCGGCCTCGCCCACCCAGACCGCCATCGCGTTCCCATGCACGTCGACGAGCGCCTCTTCTTCACGCTCGGCCTCGGCTCCATCTGCCGCGGCACCAACAAGACATGCGAGCGTGGGCGGAGTCCGGAGACCATTGTGGTGGCCACCATGAACAACGTGTCCTTCCGCCATCCGACCAACGCGTCGCTCCTCGAGAGGTACTACGACGGCCGGACAAGTGGCCTCTACACGGAGGACCTCCCCGACCATCCGCCGCACCCGTACAACTACACCGACCGCTCCCTCATCCCGCCGGGGCCGCTGGAGAAGGCGCTCGAGCCGACGTTCAAGGCGACCAAGCTACGGAGGTTCCGCTACAACACCTCGGTTGAGATCATCTTCCAGAGCACGGCGCTGCTGCAGAGCGACTCCAACCCCATGCACCTCCATGGCTACGACTTCTTCGTCCTCGCCACGGGGCTCGGCAACTACAACCCCAAGACGGACCCCAAGAAGTTCAACTACCACAACCCACAGCTGAGGAACACGGTGCAGGTGCCCAGGACCGGCTGGGCAGCCGTGCGCTTCGTCACCGACAACCCAGGGATGTGGTACCTCCACTGCCACTTTGAGTTCCACATCATCATGGGCATGGCGACGGCCTTCATCGTGGAAAACGGGCCAACCCCGGAGACCAGCCTGCCCCCGCCGCCCCCAGAATTCAAGAGGTGTGGCACCAATGGCCTCACTCAGCCATAG
- the LOC119282094 gene encoding laccase-19-like, with protein sequence MEKLSMAATMFCAMVLAALAAAAGGEAAVVEHTFVVHEMNQKHLCNTTKIYVVNGQLPGPTIDITDGDTVVVHVVNRLPHGLTIHWHGVRQMRSCWSDGAGFVTECPIPPGGEHMYRFNVTGQVGTLWWHAHVTCLRATVAGAFIVRPKGGRYPFPTPAKDVPIIIGEWWELDLVELDRRMHDGNFDDNPLSATINGKLGDLSNCSGKPEESFVLDVVRGDTYLLRIVNTALFSEYYFKVAGHTFTVVGADGYYLTPYKTDMVTVAPGEAIDVLMAADAPPAHYHMVALANQPPEPDPQIPGFVSRGLIRYTGSSHNNNGLPVPTPLMPSQHNTMPSYYFHSNLTGLAHPDRHRVPMHVDERLFFTLGLGSICRGTNKTCERGRSPETIVVATMNNVSFRHPTNASLLERYYDGRTSGLYTEDLPDHPPHPYNYTDRSLIPPGPLEKALEPTFKATKLRRFRYNTSVEIIFQSTALLQSDSNPMHLHGYDFFVLATGLGNYNPKTDPKKFNYHNPQLRNTVHVPRTGWAAVRFVTDNPGMWYLHCHFEFHIIMGMATAFIVENGPTPETSLPPPPPEFKRCGANGLTQP encoded by the exons atggagaagctCTCCATGGCGGCGACTATGTTCTGCGCCATGGTCCTTGCGGCTCTGGCGGCTGCTGCCGGCGGTGAGGCGGCGGTCGTGGAACACACCTTTGTA GTGCACGAGATGAACCAGAAGCACCTGTGCAACACGACCAAGATTTACGTGGTGAACGGGCAGCTCCCGGGCCCCACCATCGACATCACCGACGGCGACACGGTTGTCGTCCACGTCGTCAACCGTCTCCCTCACGGGCTAACCATCCACTGGCACGGTGTCCGGCAGATGAGGAGCTGCTGGTCCGATGGCGCCGGCTTTGTCACCGAATGCCCAATCCCTCCCGGCGGTGAGCACATGTACCGCTTCAACGTCACCGGTCAGGTTGGTACATTGTGGTGGCACGCCCACGTCACCTGCCTCCGCGCCACCGTCGCCGGCGCCTTCATCGTCCGCCCCAAGGGCGGGAGGTACCCGTTCCCGACGCCCGCCAAGGACGTGCCCATCATCATTGGCGAGTGGTGGGAGCTCGACCTCGTTGAGTTAGACAGGAGGATGCATGATGGTAACTTCGACGACAATCCTCTATCGGCGACCATCAACGGTAAGCTCGGCGACCTCAGCAATTGCTCTGGCAAGCCGGAGGAGAGCTTCGTCCTTGACGTGGTGCGCGGGGACACATACCTGCTGCGGATTGTGAACACGGCGCTCTTCtcggagtactacttcaaggtcgCTGGGCATACGTTCACGGTGGTGGGTGCCGACGGATACTACCTGACGCCGTACAAGACGGACATGGTGACCGTCGCACCAGGGGAGGCAATCGACGTGCTCATGGCTGCCGACGCCCCGCCCGCGCACTACCATATGGTGGCGCTCGCGAACCAGCCGCCGGAGCCTGACCCGCAGATCCCGGGGTTCGTGTCCCGTGGCCTCATCCGCTACACGGGATCCTCCCATAACAACAACGGGCTGCCGGTGCCGACGCCCCTCATGCCCAGCCAGCACAACACCATGCCGTCCTACTACTTCCACAGCAACCTCACCGGCCTCGCCCACCCAGACCGCCATCGTGTTCCCATGCACGTCGACGAGCGCCTCTTCTTCACGCTCGGCCTCGGCTCCATCTGCCGCGGCACCAACAAGACATGCGAGCGTGGGCGGAGTCCCGAGACCATCGTGGTGGCCACCATGAACAACGTGTCCTTCCGCCACCCGACCAACGCGTCGCTCCTCGAGAGGTACTACGACGGCCGGACAAGTGGCCTCTACACGGAGGACCTCCCCGACCATCCGCCACACCCGTACAACTACACCGACCGCTCCCTCATCCCGCCGGGGCCGCTGGAGAAGGCGCTCGAGCCGACGTTCAAGGCGACCAAGCTACGGAGGTTCCGGTACAACACCTCGGTGGAGATCATCTTCCAGAGCACGGCGCTGCTACAGAGCGACTCCAACCCCATGCACCTCCATGGCTACGACTTCTTCGTCCTCGCCACAGGACTCGGCAACTACAACCCCAAGACGGACCCCAAGAAGTTCAACTACCACAATCCACAGCTGAGGAACACGGTGCATGTGCCCAGGACCGGCTGGGCCGCTGTGCGCTTCGTCACCGACAACCCCGGGATGTGGTACCTCCATTGCCACTTTGAGTTCCACATCATTATGGGCATGGCGACAGCGTTCATCGTGGAGAATGGGCCGACGCCGGAGACCAGCCTGCCCCCACCGCCGCCGGAATTCAAGAGGTGTGGGGCCAATGGCCTCACTCAGCCATAG